From the genome of Candidatus Electrothrix communis, one region includes:
- a CDS encoding Mth938-like domain-containing protein — MINSYSFGCMEINNKPYRKDLMILPDGTILHPWWRKAGHTLSLPDIQEIITAAPDILVIGTGSPGMMQPEQTLSGELESRGIATKAMPTKEAAQRNTTLCMSRAGRLRRVFI, encoded by the coding sequence ATGATTAATTCCTACTCCTTCGGCTGCATGGAAATCAACAACAAGCCCTACCGCAAAGACCTGATGATCCTTCCAGACGGAACAATCCTGCATCCTTGGTGGCGCAAAGCCGGACATACCCTTTCCCTGCCCGACATTCAGGAAATCATTACCGCCGCTCCTGATATTCTTGTCATCGGAACCGGCAGCCCCGGCATGATGCAGCCGGAACAAACCTTATCCGGCGAACTCGAAAGCAGAGGCATTGCAACCAAGGCCATGCCCACCAAAGAGGCCGCGCAGAGGAATACAACTCTCTGCATGAGCAGGGCAGGAAGGTTGCGGCGTGTTTTCATCTGA
- a CDS encoding XRE family transcriptional regulator, translating into MPEAFITPHVLSWARKRAQFSTDDAAQRVKVRHEQFLAWEEGKKRPTFRQAQILANAFHVPFGYFFLPAPPKQEPDIPDLRTVGSRTMPGFSLEFLDLYNDILRKQDWFREYRMQEGAQPLPFIGKFSMTDDYRVVAEDIRQVLSVDEARSSARNWEQFITCLIEQVENAGILVMRNSIVGNNTHRPLSVDEFRGFALSDPVAPLIFINSRDAKSAQIFTLAHELVHLWIGQSGVSNPLLNKEKKGKRGKKVETFCNRTAAEVLAPEAQFLTDWNSEIPAQDNIALLAQQYRVSQLVIARRGYDLDVLPYDTLQDFYWQAVQYDQKKKNKLSESPGGPKSDTMRKFRNGNLFSQAVAAAALEGRLLLRDAGSLLGIKPAGLKQYADFLTGK; encoded by the coding sequence ATGCCTGAAGCCTTTATTACTCCGCATGTGCTCAGTTGGGCAAGAAAACGGGCGCAGTTCAGCACTGATGATGCCGCGCAAAGGGTAAAGGTGCGTCATGAGCAGTTCCTTGCCTGGGAGGAGGGCAAAAAAAGGCCGACCTTCCGGCAGGCGCAAATCCTTGCCAATGCGTTTCATGTGCCGTTCGGGTACTTCTTTCTGCCTGCCCCGCCGAAACAGGAACCGGATATACCCGACCTGCGGACTGTGGGCAGCAGAACCATGCCCGGTTTCAGCCTTGAATTTCTTGATCTGTACAACGATATTCTGCGGAAACAGGACTGGTTCCGGGAATACCGTATGCAGGAGGGGGCACAACCGCTGCCCTTTATCGGTAAATTCTCCATGACGGATGATTACCGGGTGGTGGCGGAGGATATACGGCAGGTGCTGTCTGTCGATGAGGCCCGCAGTTCCGCCCGAAATTGGGAACAGTTCATCACCTGCCTGATTGAACAGGTCGAGAATGCCGGTATTCTTGTTATGCGTAATTCCATTGTCGGCAACAACACCCACCGCCCGCTCTCCGTTGATGAGTTCCGGGGCTTTGCCCTCAGTGACCCGGTTGCACCGCTTATCTTCATCAACTCCCGCGATGCCAAATCCGCCCAAATCTTCACCCTTGCCCATGAGCTGGTTCATCTCTGGATCGGACAGAGCGGGGTTTCTAATCCGCTGCTGAACAAAGAGAAAAAAGGCAAACGCGGAAAGAAGGTGGAAACCTTCTGCAACAGGACGGCTGCGGAGGTGCTGGCACCTGAAGCACAATTTCTGACGGACTGGAACAGCGAGATTCCGGCACAGGACAATATTGCCCTGCTTGCTCAACAGTACCGGGTCAGTCAGTTGGTTATTGCCCGGCGTGGATACGATCTGGACGTGTTGCCCTATGATACGTTGCAGGATTTTTATTGGCAGGCTGTCCAATATGACCAAAAGAAGAAAAATAAACTATCTGAAAGTCCAGGTGGTCCAAAATCTGACACCATGCGCAAGTTCAGAAACGGCAACCTGTTTTCCCAAGCTGTGGCAGCTGCGGCCCTTGAAGGAAGACTGCTGTTGCGGGATGCCGGTTCTCTGCTGGGGATCAAACCGGCTGGCCTGAAACAATATGCGGACTTTCTGACAGGAAAATAA
- a CDS encoding DUF4411 family protein, whose product MDYCLDSNVFIQAKNAHYHFSICPGFWDWLVFRVGTVGSINPVFEELRNGNDELKDWAEEIKGSHFFADVTEPAVQEIFSSIASYAVENYKPHVADEFLSGADPWLIAFAKVNSCITVTHEAYNPVAKRKILIPNICEVFEVDYTDCFTMLRNLNVRFVLEESQNGE is encoded by the coding sequence ATGGATTACTGTCTGGACAGCAACGTATTTATTCAGGCCAAAAATGCTCACTACCATTTTTCTATCTGCCCCGGTTTCTGGGACTGGCTTGTCTTTCGGGTCGGGACAGTGGGTTCTATTAATCCTGTTTTTGAAGAGTTACGGAACGGCAACGATGAATTGAAAGATTGGGCTGAAGAGATAAAAGGCTCTCATTTCTTTGCCGATGTGACGGAACCTGCTGTTCAGGAAATATTCAGCTCAATTGCCAGTTATGCCGTGGAGAATTACAAACCGCATGTAGCCGATGAATTTCTTTCAGGGGCCGATCCCTGGCTGATAGCCTTTGCCAAAGTCAACAGCTGTATTACGGTAACCCATGAGGCATACAACCCGGTGGCAAAGAGAAAGATTCTTATCCCCAATATCTGCGAAGTATTTGAAGTCGATTATACAGACTGTTTCACCATGCTGAGAAATCTGAACGTTCGCTTTGTTCTGGAAGAAAGCCAGAACGGAGAATGA